In Bombus vancouverensis nearcticus unplaced genomic scaffold, iyBomVanc1_principal scaffold0026, whole genome shotgun sequence, a single window of DNA contains:
- the LOC143304200 gene encoding uncharacterized protein LOC143304200, translating into MKIMNQMTQPREQKSSMEPKDVTLSRFDPEGTGADPFAWCSYTDVILKDYPMQDSVLLSALNRALKGSAAHWLSQIVRGGKLSWPTFKEQFLSRFGGRETAATALIRMSRERPTEIETLGAYGSRLRSMLQIKMQDLTMPEVLNALTLYMLNSQDQRFHRLTLANNIKTEEQFYEEMRAYPYNDLPATLLGNTSEEPEVKRRKLSHYRVKCHYCGTLGHKITECRKRMRSEQRKDTKDTKDTQHQERNRPASSSKVVCFKCRAEGHIAPDCPQLQNRKSGFKNERRVDSCVVEPPAGKLSHLAAHEDV; encoded by the coding sequence atgaaaatcatgaaccagatgactcagcctagggagcaaaagtcgagtatggaacctaaggatgtaacgttgtcacgttttgatcctgaaggcacgggcgctgatccattcgcgtggtgctcatacacagatgtgattttgaaagactatccgatgcaagatagtgtgttactttctgctttaaatcgtgccctaaagggatctgctgcacattggctttcacaaatagtgcgcggtggaaaactttcctggccaacgtttaaggaacaattcctttcgcgttttggtggcagagagacagccgccacggcattaataaggatgtccagagaacgaccgacggagatcgaaactctaggagcttacggtagtcgcctccgttccatgttgcagataaagatgcaagatctaacgatgcccgaagtactcaatgccttaactctttatatgctaaactcacaagatcaacgctttcatcgattaacgctcgcaaataatatcaagacggaggaacaattttatgaagaaatgagagcttatccttacaacgatctgccggcaactttgttaggaaatacatcggaggaacctgaagttaaacgacgcaagttatcgcattaccgggtgaagtgtcattattgtggtactcttggacacaaaataacggagtgtcgcaagaggatgcgtagtgaacagcggaaggatacaaaggatacaaaggatacacaacaccaggaaagaaaccgtccagcttcatcgtccaaggtggtttgcttcaagtgtcgtgcggagggtcatatcgcacctgattgtccacaactgcagaacagaaaatccggcttcaagaatgaacgtcgagtcgactcctgtgtggtagagcctccagctggtaaattaagtcatctgg